A stretch of the Gossypium hirsutum isolate 1008001.06 chromosome D07, Gossypium_hirsutum_v2.1, whole genome shotgun sequence genome encodes the following:
- the LOC107954132 gene encoding rho GTPase-activating protein 5 produces MTEVLHFSSPPSAENSSSSSSSSSSSTTSDDDDDDEGGDPRVEEEGKLKKRSKQEGDQLSVLAFLVTLFRKSWTSGTGRELCGMDIGIPTNVRHVSHVTFDRFRGFLGLPVEFEPEVPTRVPSASANVFGVSTESMQLSYDSRGNSVPAILLLMQRHLFALGGLQAEGIFRITGDNSQMEYVREQLNRGVVPEEIDAHCLAGLIKAWFRELPSGVLDSLDPQQVMQCETEEQCTQLARLLPPTEYALLDWAINLMADVVQQEHLNKMNARNIAVVFAPNMTQMADPLTALVYSVQVMNFLKTLISKTLREREYSMVEPTEASYLEPFDDDGDQRPSISCITYTQKDNEEKETAFIAQEPLRASFRNYSQNNETADGEEHSPIPSVYKQISAEDTPTPARNNDIGESSNSSPGKKINPYLLLTKPKEYAT; encoded by the exons ATGACGGAGGTCCTTCATTTCTCTTCACCTCCAAGCGCTGagaattcttcttcttcttcttcttcttcttcttcttctactacgtctgacgatgatgatgatgatgaag GTGGTGACCCAAGAGTTGAAGAAGAGGGAAAATTAAAGAAGAGAAGCAAGCAAGAGGGGGATCAATTGTCTGTGTTAGCCTTTCTGGTGACATTGTTCAGGAAATCTTGGACCTCTGGTACAGGAAGGGAGCTTTGTGGTATGGACATCGGTATCCCAACCAATGTCAGACACGTGTCTCATGTTACATTTGATAGGTTCCGTGGCTTCTTGGGTTTGCCTGTTGAGTTTGAGCCTGAAGTTCCCACCAGAGTTCCTAGTGCCAG TGCAAATGTCTTTGGAGTTTCGACAGAATCAATGCAGTTATCCTATGACTCAAGAGGGAATAGTGTGCCAGCAATACTCTTGTTAATGCAAAGGCATTTGTTTGCTCTAGGAGGCTTGCAG GCAGAAGGGATTTTTAGAATTACTGGAGACAACAGTCAGATGGAGTATGTTAGAGAACAACTAAATCGTGGCGTAGTTCCAGAAGAGATTGATGCACACTGTTTAGCTGGACTAATTAAG GCTTGGTTCAGAGAACTTCCAAGTGGAGTTTTGGATTCTTTAGACCCCCAGCAAGTAATGCAGTGCGAGACAGAAGAGCAGTGTACCCAGCTTGCAAGGCTTCTACCTCCAACAGAATATGCTTTACTGGATTGGGCCATCAATCTCATGGCTGATGTTGTCCAGCAAGAACATCTCAACAAGATGAATGCCCGTAATATTGCCGTGGTTTTTGCCCCAAACATGACTCAG ATGGCAGATCCTTTGACCGCACTGGTGTATTCCGTCCAAGTGATGAACTTTCTCAAGACACTTATCTCAAAGACCCTACGAGAAAGAGAGTATTCAATGGTAGAGCCTACAGAGGCATCCTATCTGGAGCCTTTTGATGATGATGGAGATCAGAGGCCTTCCATCTCCTGCATTACATATACCCAAAAAGATAATGAAGAGAAAGAGACCGCATTTATAGCTCAAGAACCTTTAAGAGCAAGTTTCAGGAACTATAGTCAAAACAATGAGACGGCAGATGGAGAAGAACACAGTCCCATACCCTCGGTCTACAAACAGATCTCCGCTGAAGATACTCCAACCCCGGCTAGAAATAATGATATTGGTGAGTCAAGTAATTCAAGTCCGGGGAAAAAAATCAATCCATACTTGCTATTGACAAAACCAAAGGAATACGCAACCTGA
- the LOC107954131 gene encoding protein FANTASTIC FOUR 1 encodes MAACGSIKHIFENPLPENPTLLESLSSSSSSSWKPGIKPLDQQPSFTEFFGELHFQENLSISHSSSTTSSFPTLNVSGSIGVYSHGNGENSSNCHKKSDSFSLNPESLQLCTEELGFESSYGVEEVNNEINQDWESKKTKAPSPTTKHSTMENQNGEMKRSRASSGGGFPPPISCIGKSGKPWFCFKSYRQDGRFVLKQVRIPTQEFLHACREDGRLKLQFVQPNDEQVLEDEDFEDDDDDDEMINGDIGEEDSEQGQVS; translated from the coding sequence ATGGCTGCCTGTGGAAGCATTAAACACATCTTTGAAAACCCATTACCTGAAAACCCTACTTTGCTTGAatccctttcttcttcttcttcttcttcatggaAGCCTGGGATTAAACCCCTTGACCAACAACCTTCTTTCACTGAATTCTTTGGTGAACTTCATTTCCAGGAAAATTTAAGTATTTCCCACTCTTCTTCTACTACCTCTTCCTTTCCTACATTGAACGTCTCCGGGAGTATTGGTGTTTATTCCCATGGAAATGGTGAAAACAGTTCTAATTGCCATAAGAAGAGTGATAGCTTCTCGTTGAACCCTGAGAGCCTCCAGCTGTGTACCGAAGAGCTTGGATTTGAGAGCTCCTATGGTGTTGAAGAGGTGAACAATGAGATAAACCAAGACTGGGAAAGCAAAAAGACGAAAGCACCATCGCCAACAAcaaagcattcaacaatggagaATCAGAATGGTGAAATGAAGAGGTCAAGAGCAAGTAGTGGAGGAGGATTTCCACCGCCGATTTCATGTATTGGGAAAAGTGGGAAGCCATGGTTTTGCTTTAAATCTTACAGGCAAGATGGCAGATTTGTGCTGAAACAGGTGAGGATCCCCACGCAAGAATTCTTGCATGCGTGTAGGGAAGATGGGCGTTTGAAGCTGCAATTTGTGCAGCCTAATGATGAACAAGTTTTGGAAGATGAAGATTTtgaggatgatgatgatgatgatgaaatgaTAAATGGTGATATTGGCGAAGAAGATAGTGAACAAGGGCAAGTTTCATAA